GATTACCGTGACTCTGCTGGCCGGCATCACCGGTTCGGCATCGGGCGGCATGAGCATTGCCCTGGCGGCGATGTCCGAGACGTTCATCAGCGCCGCCCACGCCGCCAATATTCCGCTGGAAGTGCTGCACCGGGTCGCCGCGATGGCCAGTGGCGGCATGGATACCCTGCCGCACAACGGCGCGGTGATTACTTTGCTGGCGGTCACCGGTTTGACCCACCGCGAGGCCTACAAAGACATTTTCTGTATTACGCTGATCAAGACACTCGCTGTTTTTGTGGTGATCGGTACTTTCTACGCCACTGGCATTGTGTGAGGTATTCATGACGACTCTTTCGGGCAAGACCGCACTGGTCACCGGTTCCACCAGCGGCATCGGTCTGGGAATCGCCTTGAGCCTGGCCAAGGCTGGCGCCAACCTGATCCTCAACGGTTTCGGCGATGCCTCCAGGGTGATTGCTGAAGTGGAACAATTCGGCGGCAAGGTCGGCCATCACCCGGCCGACGTCAGCGACGCGACGCAGATCGCCGACATGATCGAGTACGCCGAGCGTGAGTTCGGCGGCGTGGATATCCTGGTCAACAACGCGGGCATCCAGCACGTGGCGTCGGTGGAAGATTTTCCGGTGGAGCGCTGGGACTCGATCATTGCGATCAACCTGTCGTCGGTGTTTCACAGCACCCGTTTGAGCTTGCCGGGGATGCGCACCAAGGGCTGGGGACGGATCATCAACATCGCGTCGGTGCATGGCCAGGTCGGTTCGGTGGGCAAGGCGGCGTACGTTGCGGCCAAGCATGGCGTGATCGGTTTGACCAAAGTGGTCGGCCTGGAAACCGCTACGACAAACGTCACTTGCAATGCCCTTTGTCCGGGTTGGGTGCTGACGCCGCTGGTGCAGAAGCAGATCGATGATCGCGCCGCGACCGGGATCGACCCGCAGCAGGCGCAACACGACTTGCTGGCCGAGAAGCAGCCGTCCCTGGAATTCGTGACGCCGCCGCAGCTGGGTGAGTTGGTGCTGTTTTTATGCAGCGAAGCCGGTAGCCAGGTGCGTGGCGCGGCGTGGAATATTGATGGTGGGTGGTTGGCGCAGTAACCCGCCGCTAGCCCCCTGACACTGATCGTTCCCACGCTCTGCGTGGGAATGCAGCCCGGGACGCTCCGCGTCCCAAAGCGGACGCGGAGCGTCCATTGAGGCATTCCCACGCAGAGCGTGGGAACGAGAGAGGCCAAGCCATGTCCGACATCCTCTGGCAACCCGGCACCGAGCGCATCGGCAAGACCCGCATGGAGGGCTTCCGGCGCTTCGTCAATCAGCGACATGCCCTTGAGATCGCCGACTACCCTGACCTGCACCAATGGAGCATCGATCAGCGGGAAGCTTTCTGGCAGGCCATCGTCGATTTCTTCGACATCCGTTTTCACGACCAGCCAGACGCGGTGCTGATAGAGGGCACGCAAATGCCCAGCGCCCAGTGGTTCCCCGGCGCCACGCTGAACTTCGCCGAGCACCTGCTGCGCCGTCGCGACGATGCCGTGGCGGTAGTGGCCATCGGTGAAAACGGCCAACGGGAACAACTGACCTGGGCCGAACTGGCGAGCCATGTCGCCGGTTTTCAAAACGGCCTGAAAGCTGCCGGTGTCGGCCTCGGCGACCGCGTGGCCGCGTGCATGCCGAACACCTGGCAAACCCTTGTGGCCATGCTCGCGACAACCAGCCTGGGCGCGATCTGGTCCTGTTCTTCACCCGACTTCGGCACCCATGGGGTGATCGACCGCTTCGGCCAGATCGAGCCGAAAGTGCTGATCACCTGCGCCGGTTACCGCTACGCTGGCAAGGACATCGACCAGACCACCAAGGTCAACGAAATCCTCGGGCAACTGCCGTCCTTGCAGCAGTTGATCGTTGTGCCTTACGCACGACCCCAGGCGCGCATCGAAGACTTCCGCAGCCGGGCCAACGTGACGCTCTGGGACGACTTCTACGACCCGGGCGGCGAGCCGCAATTCGTTCCCGTGCCCTTCGCTCATCCGCTGTACATCCTCTATTCCAGCGGCACCACTGGCGTGCCGAAATGCATTGTTCACAGCACCGGCGGCGTGCTGCTGCAACACGTCAAGGAACATGGCCTGCACACTGACCTCGGCCCCGGCGACCGTTTGTTCTACTACACCACGTGCGGCTGGATGATGTGGAACTGGCTGGTCTCGGCCCTGGCCGTCGACAGCGCCGTGGTGTTGTATGACGGCTCGCCATTTCATCCAGGTCCGGAACGCTTGATTGACCTGATCGACGACGAACGCATCAACGTCTTCGGCACCAGTCCCAAGTTTCTCACCGCGCTGGAAAGCAATGGCATGAAGCCGTGCGAAAGTCATGACCTGAGCAGCCTCAAAACCGTGCTGTCCACCGGTTCCGCGCTGTCGCCGCAAAGCTTTGATTACGTCTATCGCGTGTTTAAGTCCGACCTGTGCCTGTCCTCGATGTCCGGCGGTACCGACATCGTGTCGTGTTTTGTGATCGGCAACCCCGTCCTGCCGGTGCGCCGTGGCGAAATGCAATGCAAGGGCCTGGGCATGGCGGTTGAAGTCTGGAACGACGCCGGTACGCCTGTGATCGGTGAAAAAGGCGAGCTGGTGTGTACCCGACATTTTCCGGCCATGCCCATCGGTCTGTGGAACGACCCTGACGGGGAGAAGCTGCGAAAGTCCTATTTCAGCCTGTTCCCCGGCATCTGGGCCCAAGGCGATTACGCCGAGCAACTGCCCCATGGCGGCATGCTGATCCATGGGCGTTCCGATGCGGTACTCAACCCCGGCGGTGTACGCATCGGCACAGCGGAAATCTATCGTCAGGTGGAGAAAGTCCCGCAGGTGCTGGACAGCGTGGCCATCGGTCAGCAATGGCAGGATGACGTGCGGGTGGTACTGTTCGTGAAGTTGCGCGACGGTGTCGAGCTGGACGAAGCGCTGCAACAACAGATTCGCCAGGTCATCCGCGCCAACACCACGCCACGGCATGTGCCGGCGAAGATAGTCGCGGTGACGGACATTCCACGGACCATCAGCGGCAAGGTGGTCGAGCTGGCAGTGAGGAATGTGGTACATGGCCAGAAGGTGAAGAACACCGATGCCTTAGCCAATCCCGAGGCCCTGGAGCAGTTTCGCGACCGCCCCGAACTGAACGACTGAAATGCGACCCCTGGAGCTGCCGAAGCAGACTGTGTGAAAACCTAGCCATTTGCGCAGCGATTCAAGAAAATGCCCCATCATTGAAAGATACGGGGCATTTTTGCTGTGGCGTATATCCAAGGTGAACCACGAAACCAGACCAGTCTATTCCCGGTTTCTCTGGAAGATTTAATACCTGAAGATCATCTCGTTCGCGTGATTGACGCCTATGTCGCAGGACTGGATCTTGTTCAATTGGGCTTCGGCAGGGCAACTCCCAAAGGCACAGGACGTCCCTCTTACGATCCTGCCGACCAGCTCAAACTGTATCTCTACGGCTATTTCCAGCGGATTCGCTCCTCGCGCCGACTTGAAGCCGAGTGCCAACGCAACGTCGAAGTCATGTGGCTGATCAATCGACTCAAGCCCGACTTTAAAACCATTGCCGACTTTCGTCGGGACAACAAAACCGCGTTCATTGCCACGTGCCGGGCCTTTGTCCAATTCTGCCGCGCGGTCGGTTTGATTGCGGGCGACCTGGTTGCCATCGATGGCAGTAAATTTCGGACGGTGGCGTCTGCACGACGGCATCTGAATCTCAAACAGCTCAAGCTCCAGGAGGAAAAGCTGGACAAGCGCATTGCCCAGTATCTGGTGCAGCTGGATGAGGCCGACAAGGACGAGGCGGGTGAAACGGTTGATCGCAGCGCGATCAAAACCGCGCTGGCGCGACTTGAAGACAAGCAGTCGAATAACCGGACTTGCCAGGCTTTGATGAAGTCTATGGATCTGGAGCAGTTCAACGCTCACGAAAGCGATGCTCGAATGATGCGCACCGCCAAAGGTCCGCGAGTTGCTTACAACGTGCAAACGGCGGTGGACGCTGAACACTGCCTGATCCTGCACCATGCAGTGACTCAGGATGGCGACGATCGGCGTCAGTTGGAGCCGATGGCCAAGGAGGCCAAAGAACAGTTGCAGCAGCCAGAGCTGACCGTGACGGCTGACGCCGGCTACTCCAATGGCCAGCAATTCCAGGCATGTGAAGACGCCAACATCACGGCTTATGTGCCGCCCAGCCGATCAAAGAACTCCAGCCGCAAAGGTAAGGATTTTTTCGACCGAAAAGACTTTGTTTACGACGTAGAGCACGACCATTACCAATGCCCTGCCGGCCAATTACTGA
The window above is part of the Pseudomonas sp. B21-048 genome. Proteins encoded here:
- a CDS encoding IS1182 family transposase, which encodes MAYIQGEPRNQTSLFPVSLEDLIPEDHLVRVIDAYVAGLDLVQLGFGRATPKGTGRPSYDPADQLKLYLYGYFQRIRSSRRLEAECQRNVEVMWLINRLKPDFKTIADFRRDNKTAFIATCRAFVQFCRAVGLIAGDLVAIDGSKFRTVASARRHLNLKQLKLQEEKLDKRIAQYLVQLDEADKDEAGETVDRSAIKTALARLEDKQSNNRTCQALMKSMDLEQFNAHESDARMMRTAKGPRVAYNVQTAVDAEHCLILHHAVTQDGDDRRQLEPMAKEAKEQLQQPELTVTADAGYSNGQQFQACEDANITAYVPPSRSKNSSRKGKDFFDRKDFVYDVEHDHYQCPAGQLLTLKQLHNGNREYQAIKDCTSCALKAQCTDAPRRYVSRHANEDAFERMGQRMRAHPEMMVSRRSIVEHPFGNLKQWLFGNGRFLLRQLEGARAEMALAINAYNLKRVINVLGARQLMALMG
- a CDS encoding acetoacetate--CoA ligase produces the protein MSDILWQPGTERIGKTRMEGFRRFVNQRHALEIADYPDLHQWSIDQREAFWQAIVDFFDIRFHDQPDAVLIEGTQMPSAQWFPGATLNFAEHLLRRRDDAVAVVAIGENGQREQLTWAELASHVAGFQNGLKAAGVGLGDRVAACMPNTWQTLVAMLATTSLGAIWSCSSPDFGTHGVIDRFGQIEPKVLITCAGYRYAGKDIDQTTKVNEILGQLPSLQQLIVVPYARPQARIEDFRSRANVTLWDDFYDPGGEPQFVPVPFAHPLYILYSSGTTGVPKCIVHSTGGVLLQHVKEHGLHTDLGPGDRLFYYTTCGWMMWNWLVSALAVDSAVVLYDGSPFHPGPERLIDLIDDERINVFGTSPKFLTALESNGMKPCESHDLSSLKTVLSTGSALSPQSFDYVYRVFKSDLCLSSMSGGTDIVSCFVIGNPVLPVRRGEMQCKGLGMAVEVWNDAGTPVIGEKGELVCTRHFPAMPIGLWNDPDGEKLRKSYFSLFPGIWAQGDYAEQLPHGGMLIHGRSDAVLNPGGVRIGTAEIYRQVEKVPQVLDSVAIGQQWQDDVRVVLFVKLRDGVELDEALQQQIRQVIRANTTPRHVPAKIVAVTDIPRTISGKVVELAVRNVVHGQKVKNTDALANPEALEQFRDRPELND
- the hbdH gene encoding 3-hydroxybutyrate dehydrogenase — its product is MTTLSGKTALVTGSTSGIGLGIALSLAKAGANLILNGFGDASRVIAEVEQFGGKVGHHPADVSDATQIADMIEYAEREFGGVDILVNNAGIQHVASVEDFPVERWDSIIAINLSSVFHSTRLSLPGMRTKGWGRIINIASVHGQVGSVGKAAYVAAKHGVIGLTKVVGLETATTNVTCNALCPGWVLTPLVQKQIDDRAATGIDPQQAQHDLLAEKQPSLEFVTPPQLGELVLFLCSEAGSQVRGAAWNIDGGWLAQ